The Neoarius graeffei isolate fNeoGra1 chromosome 12, fNeoGra1.pri, whole genome shotgun sequence genome window below encodes:
- the calm3b gene encoding calmodulin 3b (phosphorylase kinase, delta) — MADQLTEEQIAEFKEAFSLFDKDGDGTITTKELGTVMRSLGQNPTEAELQDMINEVDADGNGTIDFPEFLTMMARKMKDTDSEEEIREAFRVFDKDGNGYISAAELRHVMTNLGEKLTDEEVDEMIREADIDGDGQVNYEEFVQMMTAK; from the exons GCTGATCAGCTAACTGAGGAGCAGATTGCTG aattcaaGGAGGCATTTTCACTATTTGATAAAGATGGTGATGGCACCATTACCACCAAAGAGTTGGGGACGGTGATGCGCTCTCTCGGGCAAAACCCGACAGAGGCCGAGCTCCAGGACATGATCAATGAAGTTGATGCTGATG GTAACGGGACGATTGATTTTCCGGAGTTTCTCACCATGATGGCCAGGAAGATGAAGGACACGGACAGCGAGGAGGAAATCAGAGAAGCCTTCCGGGTTTTTGACAAG GATGGAAACGGCTACATCAGTGCTGCAGAGCTGCGTCATGTTATGACGAACCTGGGAGAAAAGTTGACTGATGAGGAGGTAGATGAGATGATCCGGGAGGCAGATATCGATGGGGACGGCCAGGTCAACTATGAAG AGTTTGTCCAGATGATGACCGCAAAGTAA